The Penaeus monodon isolate SGIC_2016 chromosome 33, NSTDA_Pmon_1, whole genome shotgun sequence genome includes a window with the following:
- the LOC119594243 gene encoding GDNF-inducible zinc finger protein 1-like, whose amino-acid sequence MPSHQAAPVMAVDSKGCCFVVTGLGFFPLVRERRQVRYECSVCGRTFSNVYNLKVHMRDQHSGLGSAKCDLCGLSFKNLSTLRVHKSNYHRKTASKTGSVGSTVSLAPRLHPGPGRATCGDTNSLDCVGPWPPPGVVAAPPCWPRQASRFACELCGKEFTRRYSVKVHQRDSHFTRPDTVFECTECGRTAATQKALKMHVHRYHRSYEWLSGDLRESRPRFPCELCGKGFTRRYNLKVHQQDVHYNPIQMAFYCTLCGKQTTSKNGLRQHLLKYHPKH is encoded by the exons ATGCCCTCACATCAAGCTGCTCCTGTCATGGCAGTAGATAGTAAAGGGTGTTGTTTTGTCGTTACAGGTTTGGGCTTTTTCCCCCTGGTCCGTGAGCGCAGGCAGGTCCGGTATGAATGCTCGGTTTGTGGTCGTACATTCAGTAATGTGTACAATCTGAAGGTCCACATGCGGGACCAACATTCAGGCCTGGGAAGTGCCAAGTGTGATCTTTGTGGCCTATCATTCAAAAATCTGAGTACCCTGCGAGTGCACAAGAGTAACTACCACCGCAAGACGGCCAGCAAGACTG GCTCCGTGGGCAGTACAGTCTCCTTGGCCCCCCGCCTCCATCCTGGCCCTGGTCGGGCTACCTGCGGCGACACCAACTCCCTTGACTGTGTAGGGCCGTGGCCGCCGCCCGGCGTGGTAGCGGCGCCTCCATGCTGGCCCAGACAGGCATCAAGGTTCGCATGCGAGCTGTGCGGCAAGGAGTTCACACGCAGGTACTCCGTCAAGGTGCACCAGCGGGATTCACACTTCACCAGGCCGGACACAGTGTTTGAGTGCACTGAATGTGGCCGAACCGCAGCCACGCAGAAAGCTCTCAAAATGCACGTGCACCGCTACCACCGAA GCTACGAGTGGCTGAGTGGGGATCTCAGGGAGTCTCGGCCCAGGTTTCCTTGTGAGCTTTGTGGGAAAGGCTTCACTCGTAGATACAACCTAAAAGTACACCAGCAGGACGTCCACTATAACCCCATACAAATGGCATTTTATTGCACGCTGTGTGGCAAACAAACCACCAGCAAGAATGGTCTCAGGCAACATTTACTCAAGTACCACCCCAAACACTGA